The following coding sequences lie in one Arachis ipaensis cultivar K30076 chromosome B03, Araip1.1, whole genome shotgun sequence genomic window:
- the LOC107630059 gene encoding uncharacterized protein LOC107630059 isoform X1, giving the protein MNPYDERRLIDEVIYLHSLWHQGPPQAPPPPNPILTPTQLYNNTIPFASENHISKPLNPYFNVSPWHLNPHRQHPPPIPLAPAHTGSLPPTSNNQKKKNKNKKNKARDRPRSPGLEWPCPAPSDPPSTGWPAPKKPRLEAPAVSPEEKERLGALRAQNKASQALRGFILNGDDDDCDDDDDDDDDAELEEYEGFFLRIFKEDDELRSYYQRRFENGEFCCLVCDAVGKKNSGKKYKDCVGLLQHAKSVLRTVKKLAHRAFGQAVCKVLGWDIDQLPVIAMKGEPLGSNLKIMPSNSEDEVKENADDGEGGTCKQNGKVVSMETNDQPDEECVNGVEQSIVGCSMIEKDLDNKDENLDEKILDIRFESGEGGAMTKASLEYSDSNAGWVFKNSNSDSSSTALVWPLFKTNSSHCISSLSAEEQANVAVQQLQQKALKAYKKYLVANADSDSDDDDSNEEDEDDVSDHSPEKHEDFKFFLSLFTEDSDLRIYYENNNSKGDFYCLVCGAIGKKVWKKFKDCIALLQHSTSVKRTKRKQAHRAYSQVICKVLGWDIDRLPTIVLKDQPLSSSLEGSTKL; this is encoded by the exons ATGAATCCCTATGACGAACGAAGACTGATAGATGAAGTCATCTACCTCCATTCTCTGTGGCACCAAGGTCCTCCCCAAGCTCCACCACCGCCAAACCCTATTCTAACTCCAACACAACTCTACAACAACACCATTCCCTTTGCGTCAGAAAATCACATTTCTAAACCCCTTAATCCCTATTTCAATGTGTCCCCCTGGCACCTTAACCCTCATCGTCAACATCCCCCACCCATACCTCTTGCACCTGCGCACACCGGATCACTCCCACCCACCTCAAACAaccagaaaaagaagaacaagaacaagaagaataAGGCGAGGGACCGACCACGGAGTCCGGGTTTGGAGTGGCCATGTCCGGCTCCGTCTGACCCGCCATCGACGGGCTGGCCCGCACCCAAGAAGCCCCGGTTAGAGGCCCCTGCGGTGTCTCCCGAGGAGAAGGAGAGGCTTGGGGCTTTGCGAGCTCAGAACAAGGCGTCCCAAGCTTTAAGGGGCTTCATCTTGAATGGTGATGACGATGATTGTGATGATGACGATGACGACGACGACGATGCTGAGTTGGAAGAATATGAGGGGTTCTTTTTGAGGATCTTCAAGGAGGATGATGAATTGAGGAGCTATTACCAAAGGCGTTTCGAGAACGGCGAGTTTTGCTGCTTGGTTTGCGACGCGGTTGGGAAGAAGAATTCTGGGAAGAAGTATAAGGACTGTGTTGGCCTTCTTCAGCATGCCAAGTCTGTCTTGAGGACGGTCAAGAAACTGGCTCATAGGGCTTTTGGGCAGGCGGTTTGCAAGGTATTGGGTTGGGACATTGATCAGCTTCCGGTGATTGCAATGAAGGGAGAGCCTCTTGGGTCCAATTTGAAGATCATGCCATCCAACTCAGAG GATGAGGTTAAGGAAAATGCTGATGATGGAGAAGGTGGTACCTGCAAGCAAAATGGTAAGGTTGTGTCTATGGAGACTAATGATCAACCGGATGAGGAGTGTGTGAACGGAGTTGAACAGAGTATTGTTGGG tgttctatgattgaaaaagaTCTTGATAATAAGGACGAGAATCTTGACGAAAAGATTTTGGACATTAGATTTGAAAGTGGAGAGGGTGGAGCAATGACTAAG GCATCTCTTGAGTATTCTGATTCTAATGCTGGATGGGTTTTTAAAAATTCCAATAGCGATTCATCCTCAACTGCATTAGTTTGGCCTCTCTTCAAAACCAACTCATCTCATTGCATTAGCTCTCTTTCAGCAGAAGAGCAAGCCAATGTGGCAGTGCAGCAATTGCAGCAGAAGGCATTAAAAGCTTATAAAAAATACCTAGTTGCTAATGCTGATTCTGACTCTGATGATGACGACAGcaatgaagaggatgaagatgatgtGTCAGATCATTCTCCCGAAAAACATGAGGACTTCAAGTTCTTTCTGAGTTTGTTTACAGAAGACAGTGACTTGAGGATATATTATGAAAACAACAATAGCAAAGGAGACTTTTATTGCTTAGTTTGTGGAGCCATAGGAAAGAAGGTGTGGAAGAAGTTTAAGGATTGCATCGCTTTACTTCAGCATTCTACTTCGGTAAAAAGGACAAAAAGGAAGCAAGCTCACAGAGCTTATTCACAGGTCATCTGTAAAGTTCTTGGTTGGGACATCGATCGATTGCCAACTATCGTGTTAAAGGACCAACCCCTCAGTTCTTCCTTAGAAGGTTCAACAAAGCTTTAG
- the LOC107630059 gene encoding uncharacterized protein LOC107630059 isoform X3, which yields MNPYDERRLIDEVIYLHSLWHQGPPQAPPPPNPILTPTQLYNNTIPFASENHISKPLNPYFNVSPWHLNPHRQHPPPIPLAPAHTGSLPPTSNNQKKKNKNKKNKARDRPRSPGLEWPCPAPSDPPSTGWPAPKKPRLEAPAVSPEEKERLGALRAQNKASQALRGFILNGDDDDCDDDDDDDDDAELEEYEGFFLRIFKEDDELRSYYQRRFENGEFCCLVCDAVGKKNSGKKYKDCVGLLQHAKSVLRTVKKLAHRAFGQAVCKVLGWDIDQLPVIAMKGEPLGSNLKIMPSNSEDEVKENADDGEGGTCKQNGKVVSMETNDQPDEECVNGVEQSIVGCSMIEKDLDNKDENLDEKILDIRFESGEGGAMTKAVPFSFSMIPRG from the exons ATGAATCCCTATGACGAACGAAGACTGATAGATGAAGTCATCTACCTCCATTCTCTGTGGCACCAAGGTCCTCCCCAAGCTCCACCACCGCCAAACCCTATTCTAACTCCAACACAACTCTACAACAACACCATTCCCTTTGCGTCAGAAAATCACATTTCTAAACCCCTTAATCCCTATTTCAATGTGTCCCCCTGGCACCTTAACCCTCATCGTCAACATCCCCCACCCATACCTCTTGCACCTGCGCACACCGGATCACTCCCACCCACCTCAAACAaccagaaaaagaagaacaagaacaagaagaataAGGCGAGGGACCGACCACGGAGTCCGGGTTTGGAGTGGCCATGTCCGGCTCCGTCTGACCCGCCATCGACGGGCTGGCCCGCACCCAAGAAGCCCCGGTTAGAGGCCCCTGCGGTGTCTCCCGAGGAGAAGGAGAGGCTTGGGGCTTTGCGAGCTCAGAACAAGGCGTCCCAAGCTTTAAGGGGCTTCATCTTGAATGGTGATGACGATGATTGTGATGATGACGATGACGACGACGACGATGCTGAGTTGGAAGAATATGAGGGGTTCTTTTTGAGGATCTTCAAGGAGGATGATGAATTGAGGAGCTATTACCAAAGGCGTTTCGAGAACGGCGAGTTTTGCTGCTTGGTTTGCGACGCGGTTGGGAAGAAGAATTCTGGGAAGAAGTATAAGGACTGTGTTGGCCTTCTTCAGCATGCCAAGTCTGTCTTGAGGACGGTCAAGAAACTGGCTCATAGGGCTTTTGGGCAGGCGGTTTGCAAGGTATTGGGTTGGGACATTGATCAGCTTCCGGTGATTGCAATGAAGGGAGAGCCTCTTGGGTCCAATTTGAAGATCATGCCATCCAACTCAGAG GATGAGGTTAAGGAAAATGCTGATGATGGAGAAGGTGGTACCTGCAAGCAAAATGGTAAGGTTGTGTCTATGGAGACTAATGATCAACCGGATGAGGAGTGTGTGAACGGAGTTGAACAGAGTATTGTTGGG tgttctatgattgaaaaagaTCTTGATAATAAGGACGAGAATCTTGACGAAAAGATTTTGGACATTAGATTTGAAAGTGGAGAGGGTGGAGCAATGACTAAG GCTGTCCCCTTCTCCTTTTCTATGATTCCACGGGGATAA
- the LOC107630059 gene encoding uncharacterized protein LOC107630059 isoform X2, giving the protein MNPYDERRLIDEVIYLHSLWHQGPPQAPPPPNPILTPTQLYNNTIPFASENHISKPLNPYFNVSPWHLNPHRQHPPPIPLAPAHTGSLPPTSNNQKKKNKNKKNKARDRPRSPGLEWPCPAPSDPPSTGWPAPKKPRLEAPAVSPEEKERLGALRAQNKASQALRGFILNGDDDDCDDDDDDDDDAELEEYEGFFLRIFKEDDELRSYYQRRFENGEFCCLVCDAVGKKNSGKKYKDCVGLLQHAKSVLRTVKKLAHRAFGQAVCKVLGWDIDQLPVIAMKGEPLGSNLKIMPSNSEDEVKENADDGEGGTCKQNGKVVSMETNDQPDEECVNGVEQSIVGCSMIEKDLDNKDENLDEKILDIRFESGEGGAMTKVPHTCGQGYIGLRETILLKVQVACYFLLIMFT; this is encoded by the exons ATGAATCCCTATGACGAACGAAGACTGATAGATGAAGTCATCTACCTCCATTCTCTGTGGCACCAAGGTCCTCCCCAAGCTCCACCACCGCCAAACCCTATTCTAACTCCAACACAACTCTACAACAACACCATTCCCTTTGCGTCAGAAAATCACATTTCTAAACCCCTTAATCCCTATTTCAATGTGTCCCCCTGGCACCTTAACCCTCATCGTCAACATCCCCCACCCATACCTCTTGCACCTGCGCACACCGGATCACTCCCACCCACCTCAAACAaccagaaaaagaagaacaagaacaagaagaataAGGCGAGGGACCGACCACGGAGTCCGGGTTTGGAGTGGCCATGTCCGGCTCCGTCTGACCCGCCATCGACGGGCTGGCCCGCACCCAAGAAGCCCCGGTTAGAGGCCCCTGCGGTGTCTCCCGAGGAGAAGGAGAGGCTTGGGGCTTTGCGAGCTCAGAACAAGGCGTCCCAAGCTTTAAGGGGCTTCATCTTGAATGGTGATGACGATGATTGTGATGATGACGATGACGACGACGACGATGCTGAGTTGGAAGAATATGAGGGGTTCTTTTTGAGGATCTTCAAGGAGGATGATGAATTGAGGAGCTATTACCAAAGGCGTTTCGAGAACGGCGAGTTTTGCTGCTTGGTTTGCGACGCGGTTGGGAAGAAGAATTCTGGGAAGAAGTATAAGGACTGTGTTGGCCTTCTTCAGCATGCCAAGTCTGTCTTGAGGACGGTCAAGAAACTGGCTCATAGGGCTTTTGGGCAGGCGGTTTGCAAGGTATTGGGTTGGGACATTGATCAGCTTCCGGTGATTGCAATGAAGGGAGAGCCTCTTGGGTCCAATTTGAAGATCATGCCATCCAACTCAGAG GATGAGGTTAAGGAAAATGCTGATGATGGAGAAGGTGGTACCTGCAAGCAAAATGGTAAGGTTGTGTCTATGGAGACTAATGATCAACCGGATGAGGAGTGTGTGAACGGAGTTGAACAGAGTATTGTTGGG tgttctatgattgaaaaagaTCTTGATAATAAGGACGAGAATCTTGACGAAAAGATTTTGGACATTAGATTTGAAAGTGGAGAGGGTGGAGCAATGACTAAG GTTCCTCATACATGTGGCCAAGGTTATATAGGCTTGCGGGAGACTATTTTACTCAAGGTCCAGGTTGCATGTTATTTCCTTCTAATTATGTTTACTTGA